A single Bacillus sp. OxB-1 DNA region contains:
- a CDS encoding M24 family metallopeptidase encodes MVKLTKLRQLLQEQKLDALLITNPYNRRYLTGFTGTAGVAVVSAEDAVFITDFRYMEQAEKQVEGYRIVQHSKTVIGEVANQAKLMNLQTLGFEKDDLTYGMFELYDQQVAAELKPVSGVVEKLRLIKTEAEIAILKKAAHIADEAFSHICKFIKPGVTELEVSNELEFFMRKLGAASSSFDTIVASGSRGALPHGVATDKVIESGELVTLDYGAYYEGYISDITRTVAVGEPSVKMKKIYDITLAAQELALRKIKPGMTGIEADAIARDYIISKGYGEAFGHSTGHGIGLEVHEGPTLSFRSDAVLQPNMAVTVEPGIYLPGIGGVRIEDDIIITETGNERLTHSTKQLLIL; translated from the coding sequence ATCGTGAAATTGACGAAACTGCGTCAACTTCTTCAAGAGCAGAAACTCGATGCGTTGCTCATCACGAATCCGTATAATCGGCGTTATTTGACCGGCTTTACAGGTACAGCCGGGGTCGCCGTCGTTTCGGCGGAGGATGCTGTTTTTATCACAGATTTCCGCTATATGGAGCAGGCGGAAAAGCAGGTGGAAGGGTACCGCATTGTCCAACACTCGAAAACAGTGATCGGCGAAGTGGCCAATCAGGCAAAGTTAATGAACTTACAGACATTGGGGTTTGAAAAGGACGATCTCACATACGGCATGTTCGAATTGTATGATCAACAAGTCGCCGCTGAGCTGAAACCGGTATCGGGCGTAGTGGAGAAGCTGCGGCTCATCAAAACGGAAGCTGAAATTGCCATTTTGAAAAAAGCGGCCCACATCGCAGATGAAGCATTTAGCCATATTTGCAAATTCATCAAACCAGGCGTGACTGAACTCGAGGTCTCCAATGAACTGGAGTTTTTCATGCGTAAGCTCGGCGCCGCATCCTCCTCTTTTGACACGATTGTCGCATCGGGATCGCGTGGGGCATTGCCTCATGGCGTGGCAACGGATAAAGTGATCGAATCGGGAGAACTCGTGACGTTGGATTACGGTGCGTACTATGAAGGGTATATATCAGATATCACACGTACTGTTGCTGTTGGAGAGCCTTCGGTCAAAATGAAAAAAATTTACGACATCACGTTAGCGGCACAGGAACTGGCATTGCGAAAAATCAAGCCGGGCATGACAGGGATCGAAGCGGATGCAATCGCCCGGGATTATATTATATCCAAAGGGTATGGCGAAGCGTTCGGCCATTCAACTGGCCATGGTATTGGTCTTGAAGTGCATGAAGGGCCTACTCTTTCCTTCCGTTCGGATGCGGTGCTCCAACCGAATATGGCCGTCACGGTGGAACCGGGAATTTACCTGCCCGGCATCGGAGGCGTCCGGATCGAGGATGATATCATCATAACGGAGACGGGCAATGAACGACTGACGCATTCCACCAAACAACTTCTCATCTTATAA
- the efp gene encoding elongation factor P, whose product MISVNEFKTGLTIEFDGDIWRVIDFQHVKPGKGAAFVRSKLRNLRSGNVNEKTFRAGEKVEKAQIDNRRMQYLYANGDDHVFMDNESYEQIELPSKQIEEELKYLKENMEVHIVSYKDEVLGVELPVTVTLEVIETEPGIKGDTASGGSKPAKMETGLIVQVPFFVNTGDKLIINTEEGEYVSRA is encoded by the coding sequence ATGATTTCAGTAAACGAATTTAAAACTGGCCTGACCATTGAATTTGACGGCGACATCTGGCGTGTCATCGATTTCCAACACGTGAAACCAGGAAAAGGAGCAGCCTTCGTCCGTTCGAAATTGCGTAACCTCCGTTCCGGCAACGTCAATGAAAAGACATTCCGTGCGGGAGAGAAAGTGGAGAAGGCACAGATCGACAACCGCCGCATGCAATACTTGTATGCCAACGGAGACGATCATGTATTCATGGACAACGAATCCTACGAACAGATCGAATTGCCTTCCAAACAAATCGAAGAAGAATTGAAATACTTGAAAGAAAATATGGAAGTTCATATCGTCTCCTATAAAGATGAAGTCTTAGGCGTCGAACTTCCAGTCACGGTGACGCTCGAAGTCATCGAAACGGAACCAGGCATCAAGGGCGATACGGCGAGCGGCGGCTCGAAACCGGCCAAAATGGAAACCGGCCTCATCGTCCAAGTTCCATTCTTCGTCAACACGGGTGATAAGCTGATCATTAACACAGAAGAAGGCGAATACGTTTCACGGGCATAA
- a CDS encoding DUF1385 domain-containing protein: MGKSQQPPAYGGQALIEGVMFGGKKDTVTAIRRKDGSIDYFHVPKEQKPFAAKLKKVPFLRGIVALIESAGIGSRHLTFSSERYDLMPGEEEEVVAEEPSKLAMVLGVAAVGVLSFLFGKFVFTLVPVFLAELMQPIASGKTAQILLESLFKLILLLTYISLISMTPLIKRVFQYHGAEHKVINAYENRMPLTVENVQAQSRLHYRCGSSFILFTVIVGMFIYFLVPTDPFWLRVVNRILLIPVVLGISFEVLQVTNMVRNVPVLKYLGYPGLWLQLLTTKEPDDSQVEVAIASFEKLLEVEEHGVEVLEKPELDMAADSDTAILN; the protein is encoded by the coding sequence ATGGGAAAATCACAACAGCCTCCCGCTTATGGGGGACAGGCATTGATAGAAGGGGTCATGTTTGGGGGCAAGAAGGACACCGTTACGGCCATCCGCCGAAAGGACGGTTCCATAGACTACTTTCATGTTCCGAAAGAACAAAAGCCTTTTGCGGCGAAGTTGAAAAAAGTTCCTTTTCTCCGAGGGATTGTGGCGTTGATCGAGTCGGCGGGCATCGGATCACGCCATCTGACATTTTCCAGCGAGCGCTATGACCTCATGCCTGGAGAAGAAGAGGAAGTCGTCGCGGAGGAGCCTTCCAAATTAGCGATGGTCCTGGGCGTCGCCGCAGTCGGTGTGTTATCTTTCCTATTTGGAAAATTTGTATTTACATTAGTCCCTGTTTTTCTGGCGGAACTGATGCAGCCGATCGCATCCGGCAAGACAGCTCAAATTCTTCTAGAGAGCTTGTTCAAACTGATTTTATTGCTGACGTACATTTCGCTAATTTCCATGACGCCGCTCATCAAACGGGTCTTCCAATATCACGGAGCGGAACACAAAGTCATCAACGCGTATGAAAATCGCATGCCGCTCACTGTCGAAAACGTCCAAGCCCAGTCCAGGCTGCACTATCGATGCGGAAGCAGTTTCATTTTGTTCACGGTCATTGTCGGGATGTTTATCTACTTCCTTGTGCCAACCGATCCGTTCTGGCTACGCGTCGTGAACCGGATTCTTTTGATCCCGGTTGTGCTTGGCATCTCGTTTGAAGTGCTGCAAGTGACGAACATGGTCCGCAACGTGCCCGTTTTGAAATATTTGGGCTATCCGGGTTTATGGCTTCAACTGTTGACGACGAAAGAACCGGATGACAGTCAAGTCGAAGTGGCCATCGCCTCATTCGAGAAATTGCTCGAAGTCGAAGAGCA
- a CDS encoding stage III sporulation protein AE has translation MIAFIETILGTVLSSFAIIIISAFMALMADFLFPSFSKWTRILLIILIVSVALQPAMGHLDLIRDIARSISLIFISIYPVLSAGMVMAGGAFGLLNFQPAMLLFANGAVVLAERLLIPLLTATFLFDLISRLLPDVPFSRMADMVRTTLLAVVSATVATYSIFITAGGTMSWAISGLTSEPVRELIRQNIPLIGSFMTDTIGTMGRYSSGASVFAGGWMMVTVWTVALVPSLKTLIVAFFYRWTAALIEPFADEDIAGILDDIGKTLFVLCAVSFLISFAFIYTSLVSIVFIKLFTTMK, from the coding sequence ATGATTGCATTCATCGAAACTATACTGGGAACGGTCCTGTCCAGTTTCGCCATCATCATCATTTCGGCTTTCATGGCATTAATGGCCGACTTTTTGTTTCCTTCCTTTTCAAAATGGACGAGGATCCTGCTCATCATCCTAATTGTCAGCGTTGCCCTGCAGCCGGCTATGGGCCACCTTGATTTGATCCGGGATATCGCACGTTCGATTTCCTTGATTTTCATTTCGATCTACCCGGTTTTGTCTGCAGGTATGGTGATGGCGGGCGGGGCATTCGGCTTGCTCAATTTCCAGCCGGCGATGCTGCTGTTTGCAAACGGAGCGGTCGTTTTGGCAGAACGTCTATTGATTCCCTTATTGACGGCGACTTTCCTGTTCGATTTGATTTCCCGATTGCTTCCCGATGTGCCGTTCAGCCGAATGGCGGACATGGTGCGGACAACTCTTCTCGCTGTAGTTTCGGCGACGGTGGCGACCTATTCAATTTTCATAACAGCCGGCGGGACGATGTCTTGGGCGATTTCCGGTTTGACAAGTGAACCGGTGAGAGAATTGATCCGCCAGAATATCCCTCTCATCGGTTCCTTCATGACCGATACGATCGGGACGATGGGTCGGTATTCTTCGGGGGCCAGCGTCTTTGCGGGGGGGTGGATGATGGTCACGGTTTGGACCGTCGCGCTCGTTCCTTCCCTCAAGACACTCATCGTCGCTTTTTTTTACCGGTGGACTGCGGCATTGATCGAACCGTTTGCGGATGAGGATATAGCAGGTATTTTGGATGATATCGGTAAAACGTTGTTTGTCCTCTGCGCTGTATCGTTTCTGATCTCGTTTGCCTTCATCTACACATCCCTGGTGTCCATCGTCTTCATCAAGTTATTCACTACGATGAAATGA
- a CDS encoding SpoIIIAC/SpoIIIAD family protein, with protein sequence MELNDLLRIAGIGLVIGILHIFFEQTGKKEFSFFLFLLAYLYITAEMLRFLKIFFTEIVEFFQWLSMSV encoded by the coding sequence ATGGAATTGAATGACTTGCTACGGATTGCCGGGATCGGGCTTGTGATCGGCATCCTTCATATCTTCTTCGAACAAACCGGCAAAAAGGAATTCTCCTTTTTCCTGTTCCTTCTCGCCTATCTTTATATTACAGCCGAAATGCTGCGGTTCTTAAAAATCTTTTTTACGGAAATCGTGGAATTTTTCCAATGGCTGTCGATGTCGGTTTGA